Proteins encoded by one window of Flavobacterium sp. N502540:
- a CDS encoding DMT family transporter, whose product MKNFFFLGIAIIFEIIATSALKKSEEFTRLIPSIITILGYFAAFYFLSFAIRTIPVGIAYAIWSGVGIVLITIIGAVFFKQIPDVPAIIGLTLIMAGVIVINVFSKTTTH is encoded by the coding sequence ATGAAAAACTTTTTCTTTTTAGGCATTGCTATAATCTTTGAAATCATTGCTACTTCGGCCCTAAAAAAATCTGAAGAATTTACCCGACTAATCCCAAGTATTATTACCATTTTGGGGTATTTTGCCGCTTTCTATTTTTTAAGTTTTGCCATCAGAACCATTCCGGTCGGAATTGCTTATGCCATCTGGTCGGGAGTTGGGATTGTACTGATCACGATTATTGGCGCTGTTTTCTTCAAACAAATCCCTGATGTACCAGCGATAATTGGATTAACATTGATTATGGCAGGTGTTATTGTCATTAATGTTTTTTCTAAAACTACCACGCATTAA
- a CDS encoding GNAT family N-acetyltransferase, which translates to MNFKKATISDLAEMQQLYTETIQSVCKNDYDPKQIEVWISGVQNTERWLDVIQTQFVLLAIIATKTVGFGTLKNGNYIDFFYIHKDYQKQGIAHKLLTELELEAKRQHSKIITSDISITARPFFEKSGFVVKAEQINIRSGVELINYKMEKELQL; encoded by the coding sequence ATGAATTTCAAAAAAGCAACAATTTCAGACTTAGCGGAAATGCAGCAATTGTACACCGAAACCATACAATCGGTCTGTAAAAACGATTATGATCCAAAGCAAATTGAAGTCTGGATTTCGGGTGTGCAAAATACCGAACGTTGGTTAGACGTTATTCAAACACAATTTGTTTTACTGGCTATCATAGCAACTAAAACGGTTGGTTTTGGAACCTTGAAGAACGGAAATTATATTGATTTCTTTTATATCCACAAAGACTATCAAAAACAGGGAATCGCCCATAAGCTTTTAACCGAATTAGAACTTGAAGCCAAAAGACAACATTCAAAAATCATAACATCAGACATCAGTATTACGGCCAGACCTTTTTTTGAAAAAAGCGGTTTTGTTGTAAAAGCCGAGCAGATAAACATTCGGTCCGGTGTTGAGTTGATTAATTACAAAATGGAGAAAGAATTGCAGCTGTAA